A single Tachypleus tridentatus isolate NWPU-2018 chromosome 9, ASM421037v1, whole genome shotgun sequence DNA region contains:
- the LOC143226917 gene encoding glycerophosphodiester phosphodiesterase 1-like isoform X2, protein MASNIVPPCGVTCACIQVWFVIFCFFIFQYFLMGSFYFSVIVLLLLNIVLYYVVIPPVENQTVLEVLGLSADRSDKHPPVYAHRGGGYDAPENTLAAFRKAKDNGATGVEFDISFTKDGIAVLLNDETVDRTTNGSGYIGNMTFHEIRELSASKYHPHSSLYKGEKIPTLEEGIREGLKLNLRMILDVKESDNKALTAVLGIFEKHHELYKVAMVASFSPFYIYQLRKTNPNIICGLIWRPKFVSHDDLVKGRPRFRGPWKMTLAKIGDCLLDWSFHSWLWEYLRMWSARGVQVIPWTINHPVEKEHFSSILNLPIMTDSLQIKFENVVKL, encoded by the exons ATGGCTTCGAATATCGTACCTCCTTGTGGCGTTACGTGTGCATGCATACAAGTTTGGTTTGtcattttttgcttttttatttttcaatattttttgatGGGATCTTTCTATTTTAGCGTTATTGTACTATTactgttaaacattgttttatactaTGTTGTAATACCACCAGTAGAAAATCAAACTGTGCTGGAAGTGTTAGGCTTATCCGCTGACCGAAGTGATAAACACCCACCTGTTTATGCTCATAGGGGTGGGGGATATGACGCTCCAGAGAATACTTTAGCAGCTTTTCGAAAA GCAAAAGACAATGGAGCAACTGGTGTAGAATTTGAtatttcttttaccaaagatGGAATTGCTGTACTTTTAAATGATGAAACTGTTGACAGAACAACAAATGGTTCTGGATATATTGGGAATATGACATTCCACGAAATTAGGGAACTCAGTGCTTCTAAATATCACCCTCACAG TTCACTCTACAAAGGTGAGAAAATCCCGACACTGGAAGAAGGCATTCGTGAGGGCCTAAAACTTAACCTAAGAATGATCTTGGATGTCAAAGAATCTGACAACAAG GCACTGACAGCAGTGTTGGGAATATTTGAAAAACACCATGAACTGTACAAAGTGGCCATGGTAGCATCATTCTCTCCTTTTTATATATATCAG TTGAGGAAAACCAATCCAAACATAATATGTGGATTAATTTGGCGGCCAAAGTTTGTGTCCCATGATGACCTCGTGAAAGGGCGTCCACGTTTTAGAGGTCCTTGGAAGATGACTCTCGCCAAGATTGGTGACTGTTTGCTAGACTGGTCTTTCCACAGTTGGCTATG GGAATATTTAAGAATGTGGAGTGCTCGGGGAGTTCAGGTTATCCCTTGGACAATCAACCATCCAGTTGAAAAGGAACATTTCTCCAGCATCCTGAATCTCCCAATCATGACAGATTCCTTACagataaagtttgaaaatgtagTGAAGCTTTGA
- the LOC143226917 gene encoding glycerophosphodiester phosphodiesterase 1-like isoform X1 yields MASNIVPPCGVTCACIQVWFVIFCFFIFQYFLMGSFYFSVIVLLLLNIVLYYVVIPPVENQTVLEVLGLSADRSDKHPPVYAHRGGGYDAPENTLAAFRKAKDNGATGVEFDISFTKDGIAVLLNDETVDRTTNGSGYIGNMTFHEIRELSASKYHPHSSLYKGEKIPTLEEGIREGLKLNLRMILDVKESDNKALTAVLGIFEKHHELYKVAMVASFSPFYIYQLRKTNPNIICGLIWRPKFVSHDDLVKGRPRFRGPWKMTLAKIGDCLLDWSFHSWLWYVTGVSVVLVHKDSISQEYLRMWSARGVQVIPWTINHPVEKEHFSSILNLPIMTDSLQIKFENVVKL; encoded by the exons ATGGCTTCGAATATCGTACCTCCTTGTGGCGTTACGTGTGCATGCATACAAGTTTGGTTTGtcattttttgcttttttatttttcaatattttttgatGGGATCTTTCTATTTTAGCGTTATTGTACTATTactgttaaacattgttttatactaTGTTGTAATACCACCAGTAGAAAATCAAACTGTGCTGGAAGTGTTAGGCTTATCCGCTGACCGAAGTGATAAACACCCACCTGTTTATGCTCATAGGGGTGGGGGATATGACGCTCCAGAGAATACTTTAGCAGCTTTTCGAAAA GCAAAAGACAATGGAGCAACTGGTGTAGAATTTGAtatttcttttaccaaagatGGAATTGCTGTACTTTTAAATGATGAAACTGTTGACAGAACAACAAATGGTTCTGGATATATTGGGAATATGACATTCCACGAAATTAGGGAACTCAGTGCTTCTAAATATCACCCTCACAG TTCACTCTACAAAGGTGAGAAAATCCCGACACTGGAAGAAGGCATTCGTGAGGGCCTAAAACTTAACCTAAGAATGATCTTGGATGTCAAAGAATCTGACAACAAG GCACTGACAGCAGTGTTGGGAATATTTGAAAAACACCATGAACTGTACAAAGTGGCCATGGTAGCATCATTCTCTCCTTTTTATATATATCAG TTGAGGAAAACCAATCCAAACATAATATGTGGATTAATTTGGCGGCCAAAGTTTGTGTCCCATGATGACCTCGTGAAAGGGCGTCCACGTTTTAGAGGTCCTTGGAAGATGACTCTCGCCAAGATTGGTGACTGTTTGCTAGACTGGTCTTTCCACAGTTGGCTATGGTATGTTACTGGTGTGTCTGTGGTTCTTGTCCACAAAGATTCTATTTCTCA GGAATATTTAAGAATGTGGAGTGCTCGGGGAGTTCAGGTTATCCCTTGGACAATCAACCATCCAGTTGAAAAGGAACATTTCTCCAGCATCCTGAATCTCCCAATCATGACAGATTCCTTACagataaagtttgaaaatgtagTGAAGCTTTGA